A stretch of Lysinibacillus agricola DNA encodes these proteins:
- a CDS encoding glutaredoxin family protein, whose amino-acid sequence MKNKLTLIKRSTPMCPDCNKMQIILEGEGIPFDTIDIAKDAEAIEKYGLSSVPVILIDSDEGQVKLNGIQPIEVIKELLEEE is encoded by the coding sequence TTGAAAAATAAGTTAACATTAATTAAACGTTCAACACCAATGTGTCCAGATTGCAATAAAATGCAAATCATCTTAGAAGGAGAGGGCATTCCATTCGATACAATAGACATTGCTAAAGATGCAGAGGCGATTGAGAAGTATGGTTTATCAAGCGTACCAGTAATCCTAATAGACAGTGATGAAGGACAAGTAAAACTAAATGGAATTCAGCCAATTGAAGTTATCAAAGAACTCCTTGAAGAAGAATAA
- a CDS encoding ribonucleotide-diphosphate reductase subunit beta produces MALSKTIKKRDNSIVEFKLEKVTNAISKAGRETGEFDSEESEALAQDVLEALSKSNDGENELSVEYVQDIVEMILLNSEYKITAKAYILYREKRSQERKPDIFKQRLNLKPYEYPQLNAYKEAVQHSYWLHTEFNYTSDIHDYKVNISDKERNVIKNAMLAISQVEVAVKNFWGDLHNRMPKPEVGAVGAIFGESEVRHSDAYSHLLEILGLNSEFERIQDIPALANRVNSLTQAVKYTKSESNKDFTLSLILFSLFIEHVSLFSQFLVIMSFNKHKNMFKGMSNAIEATSKEEQLHGLFGIELVDIIRNENPKWFNEDMTAKVYEACKKTFESEMKVIDWIYEDGDLDFLPKNVVKEFIKNRLNNSLKSTGFEPLFDVDMELVEQTDWFDDEIIGTKHVDFFDKRSVNYTKRTRSITSSDLF; encoded by the coding sequence TTGGCATTATCAAAAACAATTAAGAAGAGAGATAACTCAATAGTCGAATTTAAACTAGAGAAGGTTACTAATGCAATTAGCAAAGCAGGGAGGGAAACAGGAGAGTTTGACAGTGAAGAGTCAGAGGCACTTGCTCAAGATGTATTAGAAGCATTGAGTAAATCAAATGATGGAGAAAATGAATTGTCAGTTGAATATGTGCAAGATATTGTAGAAATGATTCTTCTTAATTCCGAGTATAAAATAACAGCTAAAGCGTATATCCTTTACCGTGAAAAGCGATCACAGGAACGAAAACCTGATATTTTCAAACAACGATTAAACTTGAAGCCATATGAGTATCCTCAGTTAAATGCATATAAAGAGGCTGTACAACATTCATATTGGCTACATACTGAATTTAATTACACATCAGATATTCACGATTATAAGGTTAATATTAGTGATAAAGAACGAAACGTAATCAAAAATGCAATGTTGGCAATTTCTCAAGTAGAAGTAGCTGTAAAAAACTTCTGGGGAGATTTACATAATCGAATGCCTAAACCTGAAGTTGGTGCTGTTGGAGCTATATTTGGAGAATCTGAAGTAAGACATAGTGACGCTTATTCACATCTACTTGAAATTCTAGGTTTAAATAGTGAGTTCGAACGAATTCAAGATATTCCTGCATTAGCGAATCGAGTAAATAGTCTAACACAAGCAGTTAAATATACTAAATCAGAAAGCAATAAAGATTTTACATTATCTTTAATCTTATTCTCACTGTTCATTGAGCATGTATCCCTGTTCTCTCAATTCCTAGTTATTATGTCCTTTAATAAGCATAAAAACATGTTTAAAGGTATGTCTAATGCAATCGAGGCAACGTCGAAAGAAGAACAATTGCATGGATTGTTCGGAATTGAGTTAGTAGATATTATTCGAAATGAAAATCCAAAATGGTTCAATGAAGATATGACAGCTAAAGTTTATGAAGCTTGTAAGAAAACATTCGAATCAGAGATGAAGGTAATCGATTGGATTTACGAAGATGGAGATTTAGACTTCTTACCTAAGAACGTCGTTAAAGAATTCATTAAAAATAGATTAAATAACTCGTTGAAGAGTACTGGCTTTGAACCGTTGTTCGATGTAGACATGGAATTAGTAGAACAAACTGACTGGTTTGATGATGAAATTATCGGAACTAAACATGTAGATTTCTTTGATAAACGCTCAGTAAACTATACAAAGCGTACTAGAAGTATTACAAGTTCAGATTTATTCTGA
- a CDS encoding deoxynucleoside kinase — protein MDNVIFDRFTFCNEVYAEMYDDFAMLSDEQRRYIEKEMKNKATIIYLYADDEVLEQRFNYRGDDYVTLDKLKYAKGKYEQSLSKVKDLEVVRFDTGKMTTKEIVEHILLTY, from the coding sequence ATGGATAATGTAATATTTGATAGGTTCACTTTTTGCAATGAAGTTTACGCAGAAATGTATGACGATTTTGCAATGTTATCAGATGAACAACGAAGATACATAGAAAAAGAAATGAAAAATAAAGCAACAATCATCTATTTATATGCTGATGATGAAGTATTAGAGCAACGATTCAATTATCGCGGTGATGATTATGTAACATTAGATAAATTGAAATATGCTAAAGGTAAGTATGAGCAATCGTTAAGTAAAGTTAAAGATTTAGAAGTAGTACGATTTGATACAGGTAAGATGACAACTAAGGAAATTGTTGAGCATATTCTACTTACCTATTAA